One Candidatus Saccharibacteria bacterium RAAC3_TM7_1 genomic region harbors:
- a CDS encoding 30S ribosomal protein S19 (RAAC3_TM7_1_759) yields the protein MSRSLKKGPFVDAKLQKKVAALSSDDRAVIKTWARASTITPEMVGKNFAVHNGRVHVPVYVTENMVGHKLGEFSPTRKFRRHGGKEKK from the coding sequence ATGAGCCGATCACTTAAAAAAGGTCCATTCGTAGACGCCAAGCTTCAAAAGAAAGTAGCGGCGCTCTCTAGTGACGACCGAGCAGTTATCAAGACATGGGCTCGTGCCAGCACGATCACCCCGGAAATGGTGGGCAAAAACTTTGCGGTTCACAACGGCCGTGTCCACGTGCCGGTTTACGTGACGGAGAACATGGTAGGGCACAAGCTCGGTGAATTTTCACCAACACGCAAGTTCCGTCGCCATGGCGGAAAGGAGAAGAAGTAA
- a CDS encoding 50S ribosomal protein L16 (RAAC3_TM7_1_756) has product MLLPKKTKYRKVRIGKNDGVATRGNYIAFGDYGLQAQSNERITSRQIESARQAMTRYIKRGGKIWIRIFPHTPVTKKPQDVKMGSGKGNPEYFAAKVKAGTVMFEMKGVSEEVAREAMRLAAHKLPVKTKFIKREEA; this is encoded by the coding sequence ATGTTGTTACCGAAGAAAACCAAATATCGAAAAGTTCGCATCGGCAAGAATGACGGTGTTGCTACTCGTGGTAACTACATTGCTTTTGGTGACTACGGGCTTCAAGCTCAAAGCAACGAACGCATTACTAGCCGTCAGATTGAGTCTGCTCGTCAGGCGATGACCCGCTACATCAAGCGTGGTGGTAAAATCTGGATCCGTATCTTCCCGCATACTCCCGTGACCAAAAAACCGCAGGACGTCAAAATGGGAAGCGGAAAAGGCAACCCTGAGTACTTTGCCGCTAAGGTAAAAGCCGGTACGGTAATGTTTGAAATGAAGGGTGTATCCGAAGAGGTTGCCCGTGAAGCGATGCGCCTCGCAGCTCACAAGTTGCCGGTAAAGACAAAGTTTATCAAGCGGGAGGAGGCGTAA
- a CDS encoding 30S ribosomal protein S3 (RAAC3_TM7_1_757), with protein MGQKVNPISFRLQVHKNWDSRWFASKKDFANWLAEDIKIREVIEKKFAARPTIHRIEIERSANLITVTIHTAKAGVVIGRGGAGVTELKGQIEKIASLPVRINIEEVKRPELSAKLVAENIARQLERRINFRRATKMSAQNTMNAGAKGIRIEVAGRLNNAEMARREKISEGSVSLHTLRNDIDFHTARAQMPNGAGIVGVKVWINKGERS; from the coding sequence ATGGGACAAAAGGTAAACCCAATTAGTTTCCGCCTCCAGGTTCACAAGAACTGGGACTCGCGTTGGTTTGCGAGCAAGAAAGATTTTGCGAACTGGCTAGCGGAAGATATTAAGATTCGCGAAGTCATCGAAAAGAAGTTTGCAGCTCGTCCGACAATTCATCGGATTGAAATCGAGCGCAGTGCCAACCTTATCACCGTGACAATTCACACAGCAAAAGCCGGTGTCGTTATTGGTCGGGGCGGTGCCGGAGTAACCGAGCTGAAAGGCCAGATCGAAAAGATTGCCAGTCTGCCGGTTCGTATCAACATTGAAGAAGTAAAGCGACCAGAGCTTTCTGCAAAATTGGTGGCTGAAAACATCGCCCGCCAGCTGGAACGTCGTATCAACTTCCGCCGGGCAACCAAAATGTCAGCACAGAATACGATGAATGCTGGAGCTAAGGGCATTCGTATCGAGGTAGCCGGGCGTCTCAATAACGCCGAAATGGCGCGCCGCGAAAAAATCAGTGAAGGTTCCGTGTCACTTCATACCTTGCGTAATGATATCGACTTTCACACCGCTCGAGCTCAGATGCCAAATGGCGCCGGTATCGTCGGCGTAAAGGTCTGGATCAACAAGGGCGAAAGGAGCTAA
- a CDS encoding 50S ribosomal protein L22 (RAAC3_TM7_1_758), whose protein sequence is MAETFTVRSYAKGVDIAPRKVAIVASLVRNRTVADAFVILDHVPRRASEPVKKAIASAQANAVNNHGLDGKTLVISTLSVSVGTRLKRFKPVAKGRALAFEKKTSNILVEVTGAEKPKKQPAAKPAATEKAKETK, encoded by the coding sequence ATGGCTGAAACCTTTACCGTTCGCTCCTATGCTAAGGGCGTCGATATTGCTCCACGCAAAGTGGCGATCGTCGCCAGTCTCGTACGTAACCGTACGGTAGCGGATGCGTTTGTGATTCTCGACCATGTGCCTCGACGAGCCAGCGAGCCTGTCAAAAAGGCGATCGCTTCTGCGCAGGCAAATGCGGTCAACAACCACGGTCTTGACGGCAAGACATTAGTTATTTCTACCTTAAGTGTTAGTGTCGGTACTCGATTGAAACGTTTTAAGCCGGTTGCAAAAGGCCGTGCCCTCGCATTTGAAAAGAAGACCAGTAATATTTTAGTAGAGGTAACCGGAGCTGAAAAACCCAAGAAACAGCCAGCAGCTAAACCAGCCGCTACTGAGAAAGCTAAGGAGACAAAGTAA
- a CDS encoding hypothetical protein (RAAC3_TM7_1_755) has protein sequence MADAKRTTTKKAAPKLEKSLEQQLAEKRADYLELQKSHAAGELVNPRALTATRKDIARLMTKLNAEKEAK, from the coding sequence ATGGCTGACGCAAAGAGAACCACAACCAAAAAAGCGGCTCCAAAGCTAGAAAAAAGTCTCGAACAGCAGCTCGCTGAAAAACGTGCAGACTACCTGGAGCTCCAGAAGTCTCACGCCGCAGGCGAACTCGTCAATCCACGAGCCCTCACCGCTACCCGTAAAGATATTGCCCGTTTAATGACCAAACTTAACGCTGAAAAGGAGGCAAAGTAA